AGATTTTCGCTTGGCGTTGCACTTCGTATTCAAGACCTTTACGGACGTTTGAGAAAGAGTTCAAGTTTTTCAACTCAGTCTTGGTACCAAATTCCTCTTGACCATATGGGCGAAGGGAAATGTTGGCATCTACACGCATAGATCCTTCTTCCATCTTGACGTCTGAAATACCTGTGTACTGGATGACTTCTTTCAAAGCTGTCAAATAAGCGTAGGCTTCTTCTGGAGAACGCATGTCCGCTTCAGATACGATTTCAATCAATGGAACCCCTTGACGGTTAAGGTCTACGTAAGAGAATCCATCTGTTCCGTGCGTGTTCTTACCGGCATCTTCTTCCAAGTGGGCACGTTCAATCCCGATTTTCTTAGTTGAGCCGTCTTCCAATTGCACTTCAATCCAACCGTTGTAACCGATTGGCTCGTCAAATTGCGAAATTTGGTAGGCCTTTGGATTATCAGGGTAGAAATAGTTCTTACGGTCAAAGTGCATGTGCTGATGGATATCCATATTCAGCGCCAAAGCAGCCTTGATACCAGCATCTACAACACCCTTGTTCAAGACAGGAAGCACCCCTGGGAAAGACCAGTCAATCACATTGGTATTGGCATTTTGCTCGTTCCCAAAGTGGGCAGAGGTTGGTGAGAAAATTTTTGAGTTTGTATTCAATTCAACGTGGACTTCAAGTCCGATGACTGTTTCAAAATTCATTAATTGTCACCTCCGAAAATAAGGGGTTGTTGCTTGTGGTAATCCGTCGTTGCTTCAAAGGCAGCTGCAGCTTGGTAGATTGTTTCTTCAGAATACTTAGGACCAATCAACTGCAAACCAACTGGAAGACCTTGCGCAAAACCTGCAGGAATCGAAATCCCTGGAAGACCTGCCAAGTTGACTGGAATGGTCAAGAGGTCAGCCAGGTACATGGCAACCGGATCATGGTTGAGCGAATCCAAATCAAAGGCCACGCTTGGAGCTGTTGGACCAAGGATAAGGTCGTAATCCGCAAAGACTTTTTCGAAGTCTTGGATAATGAGGGTACGGACTTGACCAGCTTTCTTGTAGTAAGCATCGTAGTAACCAGATGACAAACTAAAGGTACCAAGCATGATACGGCGTTTGACCTCATCGCCAAAGCCTTGGCTACGAGTGTTCACGTAGATATCATCCAAGTTTTTAGCATCTTCCGCACGGAAACCATAGCGAATACCGTCGAAACGCTGCAAGTTTGAAGAAGCTTCAGATGAAGCGATGATGTAGTAAACGGCAACCCCGTATTTAGAGTGAGGCAAGCTGACTTCTTCGACAGTTGCTCCCAATTTTTCAAAGTGTTTGGCCGCATTAAGGATGGTTTCTTTGACTTCTGGGTCGATCCCTTCACCGAGGTATTCCTTAGGAAGGGCAATCTTCATCCCTTTAATGTCTTGACCAATCTTAGAAGTAAAGTCTGCTACACGAACAGGTGCAGAAGTTGAGTCCTTGGCATCTTCGCTGGCAATGACATTGAGCAATTGGGCATTTTCCTTAACCGTTGGTGAGAAAGTACCAATTTGGTCAAGTGAGCTACCAAAAGCAATGAGACCAAAGCGTGAAACTGTTCCATAAGTAGGTTTGAGACCAACAATCCCGTTAAAAGCAGCCGGTTGACGGATGGAACCACCTGTATCTGAACCAAGAGACAAACGGACTTGACCTGAAGCTACAGCTGCAGCAGAACCACTTGAAGATCCACCAGGCACCTTGCTGTGGTCCCAAGCGTTTTTAGTCGCGCCATAGTAAGATGTTTCACCAGATCCACCCATGGCAAATTCATCCATGTTGGTCTTCCCGATGACAATCATATCTTTGGCTTTGGCATTGGCAACAGCTGTCGCATCAAAGATTGGCTCGTAGTTATAGAGCATTTTTGATGCCACAGTGGTCAAGATGCCATCTGTTGAGATATTGTCTTTGACTGCGAGTGGAATACCTGACAAGAGGTTGTCTGCATCGATTCCTTTTTCATCAATGGCCTTAGCTTGTGCAAGGGCAGCTTCTTCAGCCACCGTTACAAAGGCATTGACTGCTTCTTCACGCGCCTTGATATCATCAAGCGTCGCTTGTGTCAATTCCGTTGCCGAGATTTCCTTAGAGACAAGGAGGTCGTGCAACTCTTCAATGGTTTTATTGTTGAATGACATTAGGCATCTCCTCCATCTTCTAGGATAGCTGGTACCTTGATGTAGTAGTTATCTTTTTCAGGTACATTTTTAAACAAGCGGTCACGGTCAGTCCCTTTTTCAGCAACATCCGGACGCAATACGGTCTTGCGATCAGCCATGGTCGTTGTTGGGGCAACACCTGTTGTGTCCACTTCTTCCAACAATTCCACCATGTCGACAATTTTAGACAAGGTTGTCGCAAACTCAGCAGTCTCTTCTGGGGAGAATTTCAATTTTGAAAGATTGGCAACGTGGGTTACCTCTTCTTGCGTAATTTTCATCTTGCTTCCTTTCGTGAAATGATGATTTTTCAATACGTTCTATTTTACCATAATTAGGCCTATTTTGCTTGGAGGATAGTCAAAACCACCCGTGAGAACGGGTGGCTTGCTCTTCGGCTGAAAGCCTCTGCTACCGGCCGAGGCCTAAAGGCCTACCGAATGGTTTCCCTTCAGCACCACCTTTGCTAGCTAACCCGTCTAGCGGGTCTCTTTAAGATTACTTTCTCTTATTCTTCTCACCTGTAAACGGATCATACTCCTCAAATAGACTTAGCTGATCTGCTATCACGTCTTCTTGTAATTGATTACGAATATATTCTTCAATTCGCTTCTGATTTCGTCCAACCGTATCAACATAAAACCCTCGACACCAAAATTTGCGATTCCCATATTTATACTTTAAATTAGCGTGTCGATCAAATATCATTAAGCTACTTTTGCCCTTTAAATATCCCATAAATGAGGAAATACTTAGTTTCGGTGGTATACTCACCAACATGTGAATATGATCTGGGCAAGCTTCTGCTTCATGAATTTCAACACCTTTTCTTTCGCATAATAATCGTAAGATTTGACCAATACTTGCTTTGTATTTCCCATAAATTATCTGACGTCGATATTTGGGTGCGAACACAATATGATACTTACAATTCCATGTAGTATGTGCTAAACTATTATTATCCTGTCTCATCAGGGGTCCTCCTTTTGTATATTAGTTAGTGGTCGGGAAACCTTATCTAATATAACACTTTAGGGGGACTTTTTTGATACATCGCTAAAAGCTTTTCGGAACCACTAGCACAGCTAGTGGTTTTCGTAAAACAAAAAAAACTGTAGTAACTTTTTTGTCACTACAGTTTACAGAGATAGAGCTTTTTCAAAACACTTATCGTATGGCTATCAAGAGCTTTCTCCAATCCTCTAGGATTTCTGGTTTCAAATACTATTTTGCCAGGTTATATGAGGCTTGGTGCATAGACTCAAGATCACTTTCTAAGGCAAATACAATCTTGTCAGCCATCTGAGAAACGAGTAGGTCCTCATCCAAAGTCTCGCTATAAGGGACCAGATAGCCATTCTCACCATCTTTGATGAAAGTTGGATTGCCATAACGAGCATCAAAACCAACCAAGGCTAGACCTGCTCCCACCGCTTCCATCAGAGTCAAGCCAAAGGTCTCCCACTGAGAGGTGGTGACATAAAGTTCATACTGTGGGTAAACTTCACGCAAATCCGCATGACCCCGAAGTTGGATGAAGTCACCTGCCCCAAGAGTATCAATCAGATCTTGTAGATTCTCTTGCTCGCCACCTTTACCGTAGATGTCATTAGTCGAGAACTCACACCCTATTCTACAGAGGCACCGTTACTTGCGATAACTTCTTTGTACCAGTTAAATGATTTCTTCTTAGAGCGTTTAAGACTACCATTACCATCGTTATCTCGGTCCACATAGATGAAGCCATAACGTTTCTTCATTTCACCAGTTCCAGCAGAAACAAGGTCGATACAGCCCCAGGTTGTGTAGCCCCAAAGCTCTACACCATCTTCATTAATAGCATCACGCATAGCCTTGATGTGGGCTGCCAAGTAGTCGATACGGTAATCGTCTTCAACATAACCATTTTCATCTGGCGTATCCACAGCACCAAGCCCATTTTCAACGATAAACATCGGTTTTTGGTAACGATCCCAAATAGCATTGAGCGTAATACGAAGGCCTAGTGGGTCAATTTGCCAGCCCCACTCTGAAGCTTCCAAATAGGGATTTTTAATAGAGGCAAAGATATTTCCAGCAGTCTTTTCATTAACTTCTGGATCACCTGAAGCCACACGACTTGCATAGTAAGAGAAGGAAATAAAATCAACAGTATGCTCTTTAAGAAGGGCCAAATCTTCTTCCGTCATCTCAAGCTCAATGCCATCACGTTCCCACTGTTTCTTAGCATAATTTGGATACTCTCCACGAGCTTGAACATCAGTAAAGAAATAGCTACTACGGTCTTCTTGCATAGCTGCCCAGTAGTCACGTGGATGGGCTGTATTTGGATAATATTGACCTGCTGCCAACATACAACCGACCTTATTTTCAGGGTCAATCTCATGAGCCAATTTCGTCACCATAGCTGAGGCTACCAACTCATGGTGAGCAGCCTGATATTTAACCTGCTCCTCATTCTCACCCTCTTCAAAGCAGAGTCCTGCTCCCATAAATGGGGCATGGAGAATCATGTTGATTTCATTGAAAGTGAGCCAGTACTTAACCAAACCTTTAAAGCGTGTGAAAAGGGTACGGCAAAGATTTTCATAGAAGCCAAGCATCTTACGATTACGCCATCCTCCATACTCGGTAATCAAGTGCATTGGACAATCAAAGTGTGTGATCGTCACCAAAGGTTCAATACCATGCTTGTGACATTCCTTGAAGAGGTCCTCGTAAAAGGCAAGCCCAGCTTCATTTGGCTCAGCCTCATCACCCTTAGGAAAAATACGTGACCAAGCAATAGAAAGACGATAGGTCTTAAAGCCCATTTCACCAAAGAGAGCAATATCTTCCTTGTAACGGTGGTACATATCGATACTTTCCTTGGCCGGATAAAAATAACCATCCTCAAAATCAAACATCTTGCGACGTCCAGTGATAATGGAAAGGCGATCCTCACCAATTGGTACCACGTCAACATTGGCTAAACCACGCCCATCAGCATCATAGGCACCTTCACATTGGTTGGCTGCTGTCGCTCCACCCCACAAAAATCCATCAGGAAAAGTTAATTTTTTAGTCATTATTCTACCTCCTATATATTTCGACTTAATATGGTAATAGTATACAATAGCCTGTAATCGTTTTCTTATAGTAAACTACGAAAAACTGATACTATCCTATGATTTTAGACAAAAAATTGAGAGTAGGACAGATTCCCACTCTCAATCCTCTCTCCATTATGACAATGATAAAAAAAGAGTAAGAACTAACTCTTACTCCACAATTGTTGCTCCAAGAACATTTTTAAAATGTCCAATAGCAAAGTCATGAGCTTCAGGTGTCAAGGAGGCTGTTGCACTCTCTACCACCTCGATATCATAGCCCAAATTATAAGCATCAATGGCCGTATGTAACACACAAATATCTGTTAAAACTCCCGTCAAAACAACTGTCGTCACACGACGCTCACGTAAACGAATATCTAAATCCGTTCCGGAAAAGGCTGAATAGTGTCGCTTGTCCATCCAAAAGACACGATGGTCGTCCTTGATGGCATCATATACACTAGCTAACTTACCATAAAGTTCTCGCCCAGATGTCCCTGCAATATTGTGAGGTGGAAAGAGTTTAGTCTCAGGATGGAAGGTATCTCCTTCATCATGTCGATCCATGGCAACAAAGATATAATCCCCATTGTCATAGGCTTCTTGAGTTACCTGAGCAATACGATCTTCAATGGCTTGGGCAGGCTTACCAGCCGTCAACTTCCCATCATCTGCCACAAAATCATAAGAGTAATCAATTGATATCAATGCCTTTGTCATGCTACTATCTCCTTTTAAAAAAAGTGGGGCAGGTCCTCCTACCTCACTCTCTTTCAGTATTCTTCTTATTCGTATTCTTTCAGTTTGTCGTAGATACCTTCGTTAAGGACTTTAAGATAAGTCCCTTTCATACCGAGTGAACGGCTCTCAATAATACCAGCTGATTCCAACTTACGAAGGGCATTAACGATAACTGAACGCGTAATTCCGATACGGTCAGCGATAACAGACGCTGTCAAGCGGCCTTCCAAACCGTCCAATTCATTCAAGATAGCTGAAACCGCCTTGATTTCTGAGTAAGACAAGGTATTAATAGCCATGTTAATAGCTGTTTGTTTACGAATCGTTTCTTCCAAATTCTCTGTTTGAAGGTTCAACAATTGCAAACCAACTACCGTAGAGGCAATCTCAACCAAGATAAGATCTTCATCCACAAAATCATGGTCGTTACGCCAAATGATGAAAGAACCAAGACGCATACCACCACCATAGATTGGGGCAATTGTAGTCAAACCATCTGGGAAGTCATCTTTTGACTCCACTGGGAAAATGGTCAAGTCACTGTCAATACCAATGTTTTCTTGAGTATCATAAACACGGCTGATACCACGTGTGTATTCTTCTGGAAGTTGTTTAGCTTCAAAAAACTCTTCCACACGATCATTGTTGGTTTTGTACTTCATGGCAAAACCAAGGAGAGCACCACCACCATTAACGATAGCAGCGTTACAATCAATGATATCCGCCAATTGAGCAGCCATGTT
The DNA window shown above is from Streptococcus salivarius and carries:
- the tnpA gene encoding IS200/IS605 family transposase, encoding MRQDNNSLAHTTWNCKYHIVFAPKYRRQIIYGKYKASIGQILRLLCERKGVEIHEAEACPDHIHMLVSIPPKLSISSFMGYLKGKSSLMIFDRHANLKYKYGNRKFWCRGFYVDTVGRNQKRIEEYIRNQLQEDVIADQLSLFEEYDPFTGEKNKRK
- the codY gene encoding GTP-sensing pleiotropic transcriptional regulator CodY, yielding MANLLAKTRKITSILQRSVDSLEGDLPYNNMAAQLADIIDCNAAIVNGGGALLGFAMKYKTNNDRVEEFFEAKQLPEEYTRGISRVYDTQENIGIDSDLTIFPVESKDDFPDGLTTIAPIYGGGMRLGSFIIWRNDHDFVDEDLILVEIASTVVGLQLLNLQTENLEETIRKQTAINMAINTLSYSEIKAVSAILNELDGLEGRLTASVIADRIGITRSVIVNALRKLESAGIIESRSLGMKGTYLKVLNEGIYDKLKEYE
- the gatA gene encoding Asp-tRNA(Asn)/Glu-tRNA(Gln) amidotransferase subunit GatA gives rise to the protein MSFNNKTIEELHDLLVSKEISATELTQATLDDIKAREEAVNAFVTVAEEAALAQAKAIDEKGIDADNLLSGIPLAVKDNISTDGILTTVASKMLYNYEPIFDATAVANAKAKDMIVIGKTNMDEFAMGGSGETSYYGATKNAWDHSKVPGGSSSGSAAAVASGQVRLSLGSDTGGSIRQPAAFNGIVGLKPTYGTVSRFGLIAFGSSLDQIGTFSPTVKENAQLLNVIASEDAKDSTSAPVRVADFTSKIGQDIKGMKIALPKEYLGEGIDPEVKETILNAAKHFEKLGATVEEVSLPHSKYGVAVYYIIASSEASSNLQRFDGIRYGFRAEDAKNLDDIYVNTRSQGFGDEVKRRIMLGTFSLSSGYYDAYYKKAGQVRTLIIQDFEKVFADYDLILGPTAPSVAFDLDSLNHDPVAMYLADLLTIPVNLAGLPGISIPAGFAQGLPVGLQLIGPKYSEETIYQAAAAFEATTDYHKQQPLIFGGDN
- the gatC gene encoding Asp-tRNA(Asn)/Glu-tRNA(Gln) amidotransferase subunit GatC, giving the protein MKITQEEVTHVANLSKLKFSPEETAEFATTLSKIVDMVELLEEVDTTGVAPTTTMADRKTVLRPDVAEKGTDRDRLFKNVPEKDNYYIKVPAILEDGGDA
- a CDS encoding 6-phospho-beta-glucosidase, with product MTKKLTFPDGFLWGGATAANQCEGAYDADGRGLANVDVVPIGEDRLSIITGRRKMFDFEDGYFYPAKESIDMYHRYKEDIALFGEMGFKTYRLSIAWSRIFPKGDEAEPNEAGLAFYEDLFKECHKHGIEPLVTITHFDCPMHLITEYGGWRNRKMLGFYENLCRTLFTRFKGLVKYWLTFNEINMILHAPFMGAGLCFEEGENEEQVKYQAAHHELVASAMVTKLAHEIDPENKVGCMLAAGQYYPNTAHPRDYWAAMQEDRSSYFFTDVQARGEYPNYAKKQWERDGIELEMTEEDLALLKEHTVDFISFSYYASRVASGDPEVNEKTAGNIFASIKNPYLEASEWGWQIDPLGLRITLNAIWDRYQKPMFIVENGLGAVDTPDENGYVEDDYRIDYLAAHIKAMRDAINEDGVELWGYTTWGCIDLVSAGTGEMKKRYGFIYVDRDNDGNGSLKRSKKKSFNWYKEVIASNGASVE
- a CDS encoding cysteine hydrolase family protein; translated protein: MTKALISIDYSYDFVADDGKLTAGKPAQAIEDRIAQVTQEAYDNGDYIFVAMDRHDEGDTFHPETKLFPPHNIAGTSGRELYGKLASVYDAIKDDHRVFWMDKRHYSAFSGTDLDIRLRERRVTTVVLTGVLTDICVLHTAIDAYNLGYDIEVVESATASLTPEAHDFAIGHFKNVLGATIVE